cacatgatccaacgctaaatcctctcttgcagttattagtctgtgactgtgaaaatcgtttggtgtaagcccagcattagttaaaaccagactcggacaataataacaaaatctcctgacaaataatctaaatagaaacatattacagacagtaacagcattagagctgaaaccaatttgttttaacggtgactcagtcattatgaaaccattaatagagaatttaattttttttctcatattttcatacacgtgtatgtgcacatgtatgtatacatgtgcacacacatgtatgtatacatgtgcacacacatgtatatgagaatgcatatctattcagacctgtaattcggcctacctgcatgactgttaatttaacttaaaagatatgcaaatgtttgaaattaaaatcaatgtgaaaatcttcaaccaggaaataatcataatcaaacctctctctctctctctctctctctctctctctctctctctctctctctctctctctctctcgaataacttctagcaggtgaggaaaacctgtttgacaggagatgatggtagcagagaatataaagagacatttatgaataaccaattgtcattttatcacacatatagtttcttcacataaacctttcaacatacatattgcattcctctcgaaatagtcatcacctcagtaaacaataaatgaattgaaagattacaataaattcaatggcaaatattgcaaattaaactaattatttccaataggtttacttgtattttgtgctaaaattcaaagtgtcacatctgtatttacaatacagcttgattctgcatctctatttacagctcattagtccatgtcaatgtttactgttgctatggcaacaagagactgctaacgttagcagctgttagctagcttagccaaatcatctgaacaataataacccataatatcacaattcggcctatttaaacaaaatcaaccacaactaccaacaatcacagcccttcaactctgggctaatatgttgtcgcAAGTATggagttaattaggtcacatcacattcaatgtaaaaacgttttctactttgttttggacatgtctcaaaatgtagcctagctagccccaggctaacgttacttagcatatatgcctccactcgctcgtctcctggcgcagcagcacctgctggggtgtggaccccggcaccaaataggtctgtcaattttgaacatttaacttccatctccagaggtttttcagcaccacccgggcgttttcagctccgtaccggctcccgcgactccggcccatgccatgaggtcccgcccaccctggtttgtgttgtgattgacagcactgtcagggctctctgagccagtcagcccatgattgattgacaatgacaaacatagaccaataatatgcgtcgatgctggcaacacactgctagctctctgtagcccattggccagcccaattggagggaatttagagagaggaaaaaataaaacatagcggaccggaccggcccacattgggtcaacggcccaccgggacgatgcccggtatgccagatggctaGTCCACCCCtggatactgctctgttaatactgttgatactgctctgttaatactgttgatactgctctgttaatactgcccTGTTAATACTGGGCTGACACTAAtcactgttaatactgctctgttaatactgttgatactgctctgttaatactgcccTGTTAATACTGTGTTGATACTAAtcactgttaatactgttgatactgctctgttGCTACCATTCTGTTACTTCTGTTGAACCTGCTCTGTTTATACTACCTGTAGCAAATGTCCTCAGTCAACGGACGGCCTGcacagtcaacggacgtgggaaggggtgactgacggatgggggagtagtctttgcagaggcatccgtcagccaatcaaatcgcttcgccgggttcttcccgcttcttcctggttgttgcgatgcaagatgacccgctttcccgctttccagtatcgtcagagcccgagtcgcgtcacagtgcttaaatttgcatacgcgatctgattggatgacggatccgtcgctgccgaaaaagttttacatttttcaacttttcgacggagccgaaggctccaacggaacagacggatccacaatgcattgcgcgtccgtccccattcaaagtcaatggggatcagtcaacggacggaggtagtgggcacagGGCacgaggtagtgggcacgaggcgtcagtcacctaggtggagtgGGAAGTCTTTGCCTCGGCAAGACATCCTTTGGGGCCGCTTCTTGCCTTGAGCTGAGAACTGTGACTTAAAAACAACGAAAGACTGCAATTGTTTAAAAGAGATGGTTACACATTTTAATAAACATTAGACATTGCGATAAAACCTTGTAGGAACTGCACCTATGTTCATTTGGCCAACAGGATATAATTACAAGAAATACATGCACCAATTTCAATAGATTTGCTGTCATGTTGCACACAATGTATTTTGTACACTgaaacagtaggcctatacattgCATTAAAATCAATTTAGACAACTACAAGCATTCTTTATCTGGGCTGGGAATGCAAATCACCACCAGAGGGCAACATAACCCCTTCAGAATGGATCTTGGGTTGACTTTGCTTAGCTGGTCCAAACAATTGCACATTCAGCGTATAGGGCGGGCCCAGGGCCggagcaccaaatcctgggcccctatactataggtactgatgggcccccctgcgccaggttgttgacgggggggggggggggtccggagcgtttgttgacgggggggggggggggggcgattgttgaaaaatatttttattttatttttatttatttttttggtcatgggccccccctctgccttgggcccccccacaactgtcccctttgtccccgcagtccgacggccctgggcGGGCCACAACCGACACTGATGGTTACCAACTTAGCAGCGATGCAAATAGTCACCATGGAAACAGGTGGTTACCCGGGGGGCGACCAGGGAAATAGTACTTACCAGGTTCACTAGTTGGTACCAAGGGCTTCCAGGGTCAAACATTGTTTTCAGGGGTTATAAGGGACACTAGTGGTTTACAAGGCATTAGCCTGGGGGGAAGTGGTTACCACAGACTCTACTGTTTAGCAGGGCCATTAGTAGTTACCAGAGACACTATTGGTTACCAGGGATCACCAGGGACGAATGTTCTCAGGGTTTACCAGGGCCATATAATCACAACTAGGCTAAACACCGTACTGGGATATGACCTTTTATATTCGTTGGTAACCACttagaaagaaaaataaggaaagGAAAAACTGAGCAAAACATGGAGCAGCAACCAGTCTTATGATCTATAGTAAAACTATAAAGCTATACTAACTTTTAAAATATCTATTCTGAGGAAATACTTGGTCATCATGAACTGTTTACTGAGTATCTTCAGTagtggtggattcaatgattcgtttccgtgacccagttcgcgtgattcagttcgccacgaggagtcgttcgcgaatcgttcgtttgttcgttcgttcagtcgagtttttgcggtagcactaactccactgagtctgactgattcagctgagaaccgtgcaatggggtccattccatgatgcgagtGGAgttcagtggagttagtgctaccggaaactcgtttgttcgttcagtcgagtctccggtgaatcgaatggtgaacgagacgaccgaaccggttcagttcgttcgtcctaaagactcggtcattcgaaccggttcgcgaacgaacgagccaacactaatcTTCAGTGAGCTCCCTAGAGACCGGTCGTCCTGGGTGGGAGCCTGCAGGGCCTATCAGGCGGGAGGAGGCTGCATCACGGTGCGTTGAGAGTGGGGAACCGGCTCTCAGAACAGCCTCCTCTCTCGGTCCAACAGGCTCCTCTCTCGGCCCAACCGGGTTCATCTGCATCCCGCTGTTGACGTAGTCGTCCTCCTCACTTCTGAAGACGACCTGAGACACAGAATGGGTCTTCAAACACAACAGAGCTCCACAAATATCCCAGAGGTCAGTGTGGAGCTTGTATCCACGTTACCTGGGACTCCTCCTCGTCTGGGGGGGCTCGCGTCACAGTGGCAGCGTTAAAGGACCGCGTCTCCTCACCCACTTTCCGAGTTCTGAAATCAAAAGAATACACAGGAGAGCAAACTGTATATCAGAGGGGGTAGGCTGGTCTATTGGTCAGGGGGTTTGGAAACCAGTTGAAAGGTTCTGGTAGAGCTATTATGGAGAGAGCGCTGTCCCACTCCCGTTGACCAGAATACAACCGGAAAAATAATGCGCAATAGGGGGACAGACTAGACAGTGTATGATGCATAGGGTGGACTGAGCTAAATGCAGTAAAATTAGAATCTCTGTCTATTTCTGATTCGCTGCTACATAGATAACAATCCACGGGTTATTGTAAATAATTTGATTTGTCCCACACACAACTGATGTGTGATAAACCTTTTTAGATCAGAAGCTCCAGCAGTGAAGCTACACGACGTGACGAGCACCTGGCAGGGCTGTTAATCCTGCTGAATCTCTTCATAGTTTTCTTTAAATAGCCCTCGTCTGAATTAAAATGATAAGGATATATATTTAGCAAATAAGATGCATATATCTTGCCTTAAACGTTTTCAAATTTATTGGACAAAAATGCATAAGTGTACGTAACTTGTACTTGAGGGGTAGTTGGAAACCGTCATTACACTCTACACTGTCAATGCTCAACTGCGCTCCTGGGGTTCAGATCCCCATGTCCTCAGTCTGCTTGTAGGCATCTGCTGCTAAATGACATCTATCTGAATTCAACAGAGAAAGTTGTGAATTTCTAAACACAGTGAATGTGTACGATTTCAAGTGGACTTACCTTATAATACAGACGACCACGCACACTAATCCCACGAACATCACAGCAGATTTGACAATGCACAGCACCAAGTCTGGAATATTAAAGATCAGGATTTAGAATGTGTTGTCAGTAGGTTTTTGCTCATAGTTTTGTGATTGGCTCTGTTTGAACCAATCAATGTATTTAAAAGCCCTTAGGCTGATTAGTCATCGTGAGCCATTAAGAAATCACGCCACTGGTGGCATCACAAGTTAAAGTCTCTACCCAGATCTATGATTGGTAGATCAGCGATCCATCTGGTTCAGTCCACCAGGACGGTGACGTGGAGCTTGAGCTACCCATCCACATCACCATCTTGGTAAACAGTCCCGTTTTTGATGTCACAAGTGACTATATTTTGAAAGACCTTGTAACGACTGATCATCCTCACAGCTGGTGGTGCCATAGGGTCCCTGTGGTCACACCTGTCAGGTTTGGCTGTGTGTCCAGGTGGGACACAGGCAGCTTCTGGCTGGTTTTCCCAACAGCGTTGGAGCTGTGGCAGGTCAAGGCTGTCGGCCCAGGTAAGGCCTTGATTGTTAGGGTGCTCCACGAGGTTGTATTGTCCAGGTTGACCTGGCTAACAGACACGTCTTCAGAACCCGACACCAGTTTCCCATTCAACCGCCACTCCAGAGACGGTGATGGTCTGCCCACGCTGTCGCAGGAACATCGCACCCAGGCTGCAATTCTGCTGCAGCCTGAAGAGGGCAGGATCctgggaggagctgaggatACAGAGTAGGAGGAAGACAACAAGAAGAGAGACTTTTTTTTCAAACCATCTTACTTCATGtattacaaaaatgtattacTCATCACCAGGTCTGCATCCGAGCCTTCGTACTACACACTACAGTGTATACCGTTCTCTGCCGTACTACTGGTATGCAAGCCGAAAGTATATATGTTTTTGGACTAACTACGGTGTCCCTAAATATAGGCTGATCCAAACAGTGCAATATGTGTTTATGTCATTGATGCAATAATAATGACCATATAACTGCATGCATCAATAATCGGTTTGAAGCGCACAGCTGTGCACAGCCGCCGAAAGTTGGAACTTTTTTACATGAGGTTAAATCACCCATCCTAGTGGAATTAGTCAACCCTTGACTATAATTTTGCCTCATGCCATTTCTCAGAATAGACAAGCTGAATAGACAAAGAGTACCTTTCACTCCGAGGTAGTTTACGACCATCTGGGTCAGGCTGCTGTTCTTCGCTCCGTAAGGGTTCCCCACTTCACAGAAGTACTGAGCGTCTGCAGAGACCGACACGTTGATGGACCGACTGAAACCCAGGGGCCCCTCAGAGGGCCCCTGATCGGTTCCTGGGTTCAGTCGGGAGCGGTACCAGGCGTAGCGGTCCACCTGGGGGTTGGCGGAGCCTTTGCAGCTCAGACGCACATAGCTTCCCTCCAGCACCGGGCTGGACGGCCACTCCACCGATACGTTGTCCGGACGGTCTGAAAGCAACCGTTCAGGCGCCATGTTTATTATACTGGTCTGTAGAGAACATCGCTGTATAGAACCATCCTCAACCAAAATgctaacaaaaataacaaaaataacaataacaattgtTAATAATTGTCAATAACAAAAATGCtgtatttttgttattgtttttgtttgttttttgtttggacatggccctgtcctttgtaatgctgctgctatgtgccctcaattcccccctggggacaaataaagtttttttttaatttgaatttgaatttgaaccACATTGGGACTCTGGGACTTGGACCTGAAGATCAACGCATTGCCTCGTCACACTACATCGCATTAAATGCAACAAAACCAAACTGTGTTACCAGAAGGTCCtaaaataaatttaaataatgaaCTTTACTCTTTACACAAAACGTTGAGTGTCAAATATTGTTTGAAGGAGGCGTCGCTTAGTCCTGTGTGGCGCTTGtagagggaggagcaggtgaTCCTCTGTCGATGGTGAAGCGCGGAGGCATTGAAGGTCAGCACAGAGGTCACAAGCTCATCTTCCACTGTCTCCTGGGTGTCTCCAAGACTTGGTGTCCATGACAGCGTGGGTTGGTAAGGACAGAGGATCTGAGCGGAGCAGGAGAGCATGACTGGCCTGCCTTCAACAACCTCCACTTGGCCTTTTGGATTCAAGACCGGTCTCCACACATCTGTTAACCACAACCGTCAGAGGAATTAGTGAAATCGACCAAACCAGATAAACTGTTTGGAGCAAAATTAATGTAACATAATTAACCAAAATATGAACCTTTAACATCGACCATAACGCCAGTAGCATAGTTGTATCTCAGACCGTACAAACAATCAATTCCGAAGAAAAGCTTGGATTTGAAGGCGGGGAGGTTGTGGAAGATGGTTGTGCAGTTTCTGGTCAGAAGATTCCCCACCAGCTCTCCCTGGTAGAGGTTTTGACCTCCGGCGAGGCTGGTGTCAAACACTGGGCCTTCCTTAAAATCCTTAAACCATTGGGCTTTACATGTATGGTCCAGGGAAGTATCCCAGCCCCACTCCAGCGTGAATCTGCAGGGGATCCTCACACAGGAACCCTGCAGACCCTTCACACTCTGGGGCAGAAACACGGTCCAGTCCTGGCCTCCGACGCCTAGGAAAGACAGTCAAACTTTTATTCTAGAACTAACACACTAGCCACAACACCACTTCAAGCGTGCTACCCCCATACTACTAAGGGGGTACTTAAACCTCTGCATTGAACCCATCGAGAAGCTAGGAGCAGTGGGCTGCCACAGGGCCGCGCCCGTGAAACAACTATGGAGGCAGTGCCCTTGCCTTGATCATGGGAGTGGCAGGAGTGGCaacttaaatgtttttttacagtGTCTGAGGAAACCGGATTACCAAGAGGAAATCCACATGAACACGGGGAGAGCATAAAAACTCCACAcagaaagaccccccccccccccccacacacacacacacacacacacacacacacacacacacacacacacacacacacacacacacacacacacacacacactaaacgtTTACTGAACGTAAACTTTACCACACTACACATAAGGACcttactgaagtgaaatgacaTGGTACCACTACATGGTACTTAAATGTAGGATACCAACATTTCTGCATGAAGACAACTCAACTGTTGAGATGCAGGTTGAATACATGGCAAGCCAGTTTTGTTTAACAGTACTAACGTCTGATCCATCTCTTACCTTGGAGATGACACCATAGGAGGAGGATGGTAATGGATCTCTCCATGTTCTTAACAGAATCTTCTTTCAGTTCTGCATTGATTCATGTAAGGTGCAAAGGTAAAAACTTAAAAACAGTTCCACTGGTTCTGTACTAGCTTGTGATCTTCACGTTGCCATTTTGTCAAAAGCATATATGAACAACACTTTCTAACAATACAGACCAAACATGTACTTCAGCATAGGACTCTACTTCCTCTGTAAAGAAAACAAGGCGTtcgaaataaattaaaaaataatgttgTAATTCCATTTGCCCACCCTAATCTAAAGATGAAAACGCATGTCTCTCCACATGTATTTACCTGAATGAGTCCCAGAGTTATTACGCAGTGTGGTCAGCTGCGGTCTGGCAGATAAGTCATCGCTAATGGTTAGATGGTCAGACCAGCTCGTCTTActctctgttcctctgacaGAGGCTTAAATAGAGGGACACATCTGTGGTTGAAAATTAGGACTTTCATTGTTTATATGTTTCATCATACAGGATTTCTTTCACTTCGTATGAAAGAGGAAGTTAGTACATCTGAAGCAAGATGGAACCATGGATTAAAGATTTTACTGGGGGGGGTAGTGGTTAGGGCCGAAAGTTACTGCATTTTCAAAGCTTTATCAACTCTGAGGATGTAAAGTTACGCTGTGCTGGGCTCCATCTTGTGAGACAGAACCAATAGGAGTGGTACGTTTCTGCAATAGAGGAGGCTGCAGTTTCAGGGTTATTTATTACGTGGAACAACCCTTTAAAACTAGAAAGGCTGCCATGTACCTCCCTATGTGTGGTGATGGCTCGCTTAACCTGTGTGCATGACTGTCCAATGCACCAGAGGTCTCTGTCCCTCCGGTCACTCTGCCCTAGGCTCCAGTCAGTCTGACTCAGGCAAGGTAGTTTTCCTCAAACGGCCATCAACAAGGCATACTCTACTCCTAGAACTAAAGACTTGGATTGAAAGTAGTATTTATTCATCTATAAAATAAATAGGGAATTAGAAATGCTCTCCGAAAAATGAGGTTGTGAAACTAAACATAAAACCCTGCTCGATCTAAACATAGCCCGCTCGCCATAGTGTTATATCATCAACTTCACATTTCCTGCATCCCTTCTTTTTCTTGTTGTTTGTGATCCAAGGTCTTCTTATGCTTGGATTTTCAAAGTAGTGCAACAGTTAGGGTCAGATAATGACttaaatatataacaaaatGATTAATATGCCGTTTTGTGATACTAAGTCAATTTACTGTTTATATATTGTACAACAAAAATGTGCAAAAGTGAATGTTAAAAAGGCTGTTGAGTTTGTTCGGTTTGCAGTatgtcatctgtctgtctgtccatctgtattTATAGCTTTCTATCTGACCTGCAGAAGAATATTGACCAATGTTTGGTTTATAAACCTCCTACTAACATGACAGCTATACTATAACCAATGACTTGATTTACTGTAATTCATTTTTATTCTAATAAATTCGATTGTTGTATGGTTACTGGTTATCTTGGAGGAATAAGTGAAGTGGATCTAGTGTGTTCGGACACAGGGAAGTGATTGTGCTAGTGTTTTATTTTTAGAGGATGATTCCCAAGTCTGCACGGGTTGGACTTCCACACACAAGACTACATTTCATGTTGTAGATAGTTGAAGCTACGTTTGGACATGAGTGATTGGTTGCATTACATTTAGTCCAACAAGGAGTCCTCTCTTTTGTCATGTGAGCAGTATAGCATGGCATGAGAGAGCTCCTGGGGAGACAAAGTTAAGCAACCAAAACCGATCTGGATGGAATGCACatataaaataatgtattgCGGTTTCATTGACTGACGTGCACTTCATAATCTGCTTCTGTTGCAG
Above is a genomic segment from Gadus morhua chromosome 6, gadMor3.0, whole genome shotgun sequence containing:
- the LOC115545791 gene encoding uncharacterized protein LOC115545791 — protein: MERSITILLLWCHLQGVGGQDWTVFLPQSVKGLQGSCVRIPCRFTLEWGWDTSLDHTCKAQWFKDFKEGPVFDTSLAGGQNLYQGELVGNLLTRNCTTIFHNLPAFKSKLFFGIDCLYGLRYNYATGVMVDVKDVWRPVLNPKGQVEVVEGRPVMLSCSAQILCPYQPTLSWTPSLGDTQETVEDELVTSVLTFNASALHHRQRITCSSLYKRHTGLSDASFKQYLTLNVLYRPDNVSVEWPSSPVLEGSYVRLSCKGSANPQVDRYAWYRSRLNPGTDQGPSEGPLGFSRSINVSVSADAQYFCEVGNPYGAKNSSLTQMVVNYLGVKAPPRILPSSGCSRIAAWVRCSCDSVGRPSPSLEWRLNGKLVSGSEDVSVSQVNLDNTTSWSTLTIKALPGPTALTCHSSNAVGKTSQKLPVSHLDTQPNLTDLVLCIVKSAVMFVGLVCVVVCIIRTRKVGEETRSFNAATVTRAPPDEEESQVVFRSEEDDYVNSGMQMNPVGPREEPALQAPTQDDRSLGSSLKISVGSEKDEVKLLLFRNFISSPSPLSLLDENMTGSCRLFLLCSLLQGAGCIGKFEALIPASVTTLSGSCVTVPCSFTLGDKYKDMLHPGCIPIWKKGEQLISNTTFRGNLTVYNCTTTFNNVLEDNVQYYFRIDCDGNPLKYSFKLNPVTIQIKGLPDAPRLTTPKEPVVEGTPVELGCSAPSYCDTHPPTVTWTPALGVSTQLQLEDTVTSTLTFNASHLHHGNNVSCTAAYYIPSGNKTVTSTRHQLSILYAPRNTSAVGSPCLPAREGGCLNLTCSSHANPAVSEVTWYRIHGEYILKIGSGSSLSIQLWNANNVFFCEVRNDYGTEKSNVYKIYIQIPSQIFDIPDLVLCIGKSAVIIVGLVCVIVCIIRTRKVGEETRSFSAATVKRAPPDEEESQVVIRSEEDVYVNSGMQMNPVGPREEPVGPREEAVLRSGSPVSTHRDAASSRRIGPAGSHPGRPVSRDLTEDTQ